A single window of Pedosphaera parvula Ellin514 DNA harbors:
- a CDS encoding aldehyde dehydrogenase (NADP(+)), translating to MAMELHGKNIIGGKISAMGKETFTGVNASTGENLQPTFHQATQAEVNEALATAAKAFEDYRRLPAEKIASFLERIAEEIMKLGDELIQRASQETALPEARLIGERARTVGQMKMFAEVVREGSWVEASIDKALPDRKPLPKPDLRRMLIPLGPVIVFGASNFPLAYSVAGGDTASALASGNPVIVKAHPAHPGTSEMVARAIVAAAEATGMPAGVFSMVHGLSYEISLELVKHPAAKAVGFTGSLSGGRALFNAAAARPEPIPVYAEMGSTNPVFVLPGALKKSGVTIAEGLVQSVTVGVGQFCTNPGLVFGLRDEQLKLFAEKLGELASTVTPGTMLHKGILEKFQKGSEKVTQTAHVRVLGESATEQDGRASAMVFATDAKSFLSQEVLREELFGPSTLLVESDSVEQMEEVARNMPGQLTATVHGTEVDLTQYGNLIAILQQKVGRLVFNGFPTGVEVCPSMQHGGPYPATTDVRSTSVGTQAIKRFARPICFQNFPEVALPVELKNKNVRNMWRLIDNQWTKADV from the coding sequence ATGGCTATGGAACTGCACGGGAAAAATATTATTGGTGGCAAGATATCTGCCATGGGGAAGGAGACTTTTACCGGGGTTAATGCTTCGACGGGTGAAAATCTGCAACCGACGTTTCACCAAGCCACCCAGGCGGAAGTGAATGAGGCGCTGGCAACGGCAGCCAAGGCTTTTGAAGACTACCGCAGGTTGCCGGCGGAAAAGATTGCGAGTTTTTTGGAGCGCATTGCGGAAGAGATCATGAAGTTGGGGGATGAGTTGATCCAACGCGCCAGCCAGGAGACAGCACTGCCCGAAGCGCGGCTCATTGGTGAGCGGGCGCGAACGGTGGGGCAGATGAAGATGTTCGCGGAGGTGGTGCGTGAAGGATCGTGGGTGGAGGCATCGATTGACAAGGCCTTGCCGGATCGAAAGCCGCTGCCAAAGCCTGATCTGAGAAGAATGTTGATTCCGCTAGGGCCGGTGATTGTATTTGGCGCGAGTAATTTTCCGTTGGCTTATTCGGTGGCAGGGGGAGATACGGCGTCGGCATTGGCGTCAGGAAACCCTGTGATCGTGAAGGCGCATCCCGCGCATCCGGGCACGTCGGAGATGGTGGCGCGAGCCATTGTGGCCGCGGCAGAAGCCACGGGGATGCCGGCGGGAGTATTCTCGATGGTGCATGGATTGAGCTACGAGATTAGTCTCGAGTTGGTGAAGCATCCGGCGGCGAAGGCGGTGGGTTTTACCGGTTCATTAAGTGGAGGACGCGCGTTATTCAATGCGGCGGCGGCACGGCCAGAGCCAATACCTGTATATGCGGAGATGGGCAGCACCAACCCAGTGTTTGTTCTGCCGGGAGCTTTGAAGAAAAGCGGGGTGACGATCGCGGAAGGATTGGTGCAATCCGTAACGGTGGGTGTGGGACAATTCTGCACCAATCCGGGATTGGTGTTTGGCTTGCGAGATGAGCAGCTCAAATTGTTTGCTGAAAAGTTGGGAGAGTTGGCGTCGACGGTTACTCCGGGCACCATGCTGCATAAAGGCATTTTGGAAAAGTTTCAAAAGGGCAGTGAAAAGGTGACGCAGACGGCGCACGTGAGGGTGCTGGGGGAATCGGCAACGGAACAGGATGGGCGGGCGAGTGCGATGGTATTTGCGACAGACGCGAAGAGTTTTTTGAGCCAGGAAGTTTTGCGCGAAGAATTGTTTGGGCCATCCACGCTGCTGGTGGAGAGCGATTCGGTTGAGCAAATGGAAGAAGTGGCGCGAAACATGCCGGGGCAGCTCACCGCGACCGTTCATGGGACGGAAGTAGATTTGACACAATATGGCAACTTGATTGCCATCCTGCAGCAAAAGGTGGGGCGGTTGGTGTTCAATGGTTTTCCAACCGGCGTGGAAGTTTGTCCCTCGATGCAACATGGCGGACCGTATCCGGCGACCACGGACGTGCGGTCTACGTCGGTGGGAACGCAGGCGATCAAGAGATTTGCACGGCCCATTTGTTTTCAAAATTTTCCTGAAGTCGCGTTGCCCGTAGAGTTGAAAAATAAGAATGTGCGGAATATGTGGCGGCTAATCGATAATCAATGGACGAAAGCGGACGTTTAA